In a genomic window of Anomalospiza imberbis isolate Cuckoo-Finch-1a 21T00152 chromosome 5, ASM3175350v1, whole genome shotgun sequence:
- the LOC137474908 gene encoding dynein axonemal intermediate chain 7-like — protein sequence MTEDSFCRILYEVPSSPSLQMNLVKAQFRAPGSRCCLVNFAEEEALLQEEPGGREEAPKAVDVQQLVPVGGVYHISALQLPPQAQDVGDWSMVELLDVGLEVYPYSPGEAEDGTQEAVQITLRLPDNVIYFKGPVLARWDPAGQQWRTDGISKITYEAEEKSITFSMSAFYTVALLQDAHLNLPYQAWELHPAGVDEGLFTVTAVFATIQIQIKDNQCMLSSVVVEEEEVLSHITGKWMSPFALRTALKRAGVNIFPAEYSPKYVPVPRKAALAEVKAYQQMALLAAAFAFAHSKWNGEAGPEQVVFKVREHLTAGPAKDSDWSLFMFNGEKVQSLKLTETSEAFSEELEEEAEFHSTLYHMLKDSASSEAMDKVRRAGFLFIDSVYQLLLATRVLAYS from the exons ATGACAGAAGATTCTTTCTGCAGGATCTTGTATGAAGTTccatcttctccttctctgcaGATGAACTTGGTCAAGGCTCAAT TCCGAGCGCCCGGCTCACGCTGCTGTCTGGTGAACTTTGCAGAAGAGGAggccctgctgcaggaggagccgGGAGGCAGAGAAGAGGCACCAAAAGCCgtggatgtgcagcagctggtgCCCGTGGGGGGCGTGTACCACatctctgccctgcagctgccGCCCCAGGCCCAGGACGTCGGGGACTGGAGCATGGTGGAG CTGCTGGATGTTGGATTGGAGGTGTATCCCTAttccccaggagaggctgaagaTGGCACACAGGAGGCAGTACAGATAACCCTGAGGCTCCCTGATAAtgtcatttattttaaagggcCTGTGCTAGCCCGATGGGATCCTGCAG GCCAGCAGTGGAGAACTGATGGCATCAGCAAGATAACCtatgaagcagaagaaaagagcATCACCTTTAGCATGAGTGCCTTTTATACAGTAGCCCTTCTCCAGGATGCTCACCTGAACCTGCCCTATCAGGCCTGGGAATTGCACCCTGCTGGTGTGGATGAAGGACTCTTCACAGTGACTGCAGTCTTTGCAACCATTCAGATACAAATTAAG GATAATCAGTGTATGTTGTCCTCAGTAGTGGTGGAAGAGGAAGAGGTGCTTTCCCATATCACAGGAAAATGGATGAGTCCTTTTGCCCTCAGAACAGCTTTGAAAAGAGCTGGAGTGAACATTTTCCCAGCAGAGTACTCTCCCAAGTAcgtccctgtgcccaggaag gctgccctggcagAAGTGAAGGCCTATCAACAGATGGCTCTGCTTgcagctgcttttgcttttgctcaCAGCAAGTGGAATGGAGAAGCAGGGCCAGAGCAAGTCGTGTTCAAG GTAAGGGAACATCTCACAGCAGGTCCTGCCAAAGACAGCGACTGGTCTCTTTTCATGTTCAATGGTGAGAAAGTGCAAAGCCTCAAGCTCACTGAAAccagtgaagctttttcagaAGAGCTGGAAGAAGAGGCTGAATTTCACTCCACGCTCTACCACATGCTCAAGGATTCTGCCAGCAGTGAAGCCATGGATAAAGTGCGAAGAGCTGGCTTCCTGTTCATTGATTCTGTGTATCAGCTGCTCCTTGCTACCAGAGTTTTAGCATACTCTTAG